A stretch of Exiguobacterium sp. BMC-KP DNA encodes these proteins:
- a CDS encoding C40 family peptidase: MKKTFLALTTIALISSTGPVSAASPTLTLTDNVNIRTAASTSAKVITTLKKGTKLTAVKKVNSWYEIRYQSKPAFITSAYVKATTVKPTTTTTYITNTDAVNIRQQATTSSTSLGKLAKNTILSVKKKSGDWYQITYKKQTAYIHASLVDKKTAKVTTTSKPSTTTPVKNVIKAVDRSKVYTVNAKEGLNARTAAATSAKIYKTLPHQTVLDVTGAVDSWYQVKLDGKEAYVASSYVKASTKTSPPTIPTTPGVSLTPVDASKTYRVNAPTGLNVRTLPSTSSSIFTQVAHASIVNVTGETTGKDSGWYQIKIGTGFYFVAKSYITTGSVTTTPPVTPPPPVTSVPGSTLMERAISIGQQYLGTPYVWSSSNPANGGFDCSGFINYTLNAAGYAVGRTNVNGYWNDDRYLGAKLSKLRQPMRGDIIFFENTYAAGPTHIGIMLNNDQFIHANEPALGISRLSERYWTQKLLGFKSL, translated from the coding sequence GTGAAGAAGACTTTTCTCGCTCTCACGACGATAGCCTTGATCAGTTCAACCGGACCGGTCTCTGCTGCATCACCGACCTTAACATTGACGGATAACGTCAACATTCGCACGGCTGCCTCGACTTCCGCGAAGGTCATCACGACTCTAAAAAAAGGTACGAAGCTGACAGCTGTCAAGAAAGTCAACAGCTGGTACGAAATTCGCTACCAGTCAAAACCTGCCTTTATCACTTCAGCATACGTCAAGGCGACGACAGTAAAACCTACGACAACAACGACCTACATAACGAATACCGATGCTGTTAATATCCGCCAACAAGCGACGACTAGCTCAACATCATTAGGAAAACTCGCAAAGAACACGATTTTATCCGTCAAGAAAAAATCCGGTGACTGGTATCAAATCACGTACAAGAAACAAACCGCTTATATCCATGCATCGTTAGTCGATAAAAAGACAGCGAAAGTAACGACTACATCAAAGCCTTCTACGACGACACCAGTCAAGAACGTCATTAAAGCAGTCGATCGATCAAAAGTCTATACGGTCAACGCAAAAGAAGGGTTGAACGCACGGACTGCTGCAGCAACAAGCGCAAAAATCTATAAGACATTGCCCCATCAGACGGTTCTTGATGTGACAGGTGCCGTCGATTCATGGTATCAAGTGAAACTTGATGGAAAAGAAGCCTACGTGGCATCAAGTTATGTCAAAGCATCGACGAAAACTTCTCCACCAACGATTCCGACAACTCCTGGTGTTTCTCTGACACCTGTCGATGCCTCGAAGACATATCGTGTCAATGCACCGACAGGACTGAATGTGCGTACGCTTCCTTCGACATCCTCAAGTATTTTCACACAAGTCGCGCATGCTTCAATCGTCAATGTAACAGGAGAAACGACAGGAAAAGATAGTGGCTGGTATCAAATCAAAATCGGAACAGGTTTTTATTTCGTCGCAAAAAGTTATATCACGACAGGTTCCGTCACGACGACACCTCCAGTCACTCCTCCACCACCCGTGACATCCGTTCCGGGTTCGACATTGATGGAGCGTGCTATTTCAATCGGACAACAGTATCTTGGAACACCGTATGTTTGGAGTTCAAGCAACCCAGCTAACGGTGGCTTTGACTGTTCTGGATTCATCAATTATACGTTGAATGCCGCTGGCTATGCTGTCGGACGAACAAACGTCAACGGTTACTGGAACGATGATCGGTACCTCGGAGCGAAGTTATCAAAATTACGTCAACCAATGCGCGGAGATATCATCTTCTTCGAAAACACATATGCTGCTGGTCCAACACATATCGGGATTATGTTGAACAATGATCAGTTCATCCATGCGAATGAACCAGCTTTAGGCATCAGCCGTCTTTCGGAACGTTACTGGACGCAAAAACTGTTAGGCTTTAAATCACTCTAA
- a CDS encoding ABC transporter ATP-binding protein yields MLRRFYQYYIPHKRLFWLDFTSALFVGILELAFPLAVKWFIDSLLPNEEMNWIILVSVGLLVLYVISTLMQFVVNYFGHKLGINIETDMRRQLFSHVQKQSFRFFDNTKTGHIMSRITNDLFDIGELAHHGPEDAFIAVMTLLGAFSIMLTINVPLALVTIIAVPFLIWLISYANVRMNKSWDRMYGNIAEVNSRVEDSVSGVRVVQSFTNEAYEIERFEKDNATFRQSKINAYKVMSKSLSGIYLTTRLMTLAVLVVGAYLTYRGTLTAGELVGFILYMNILLKPIDKITALLEMYPKGMAGFKRFLSMIDEDASIPDAPDALVLDRLNGGITFKDVAFGYEADRLILENINLTVEPGQTVAFVGTSGAGKTTICSLIPRFYDVLDGAITIDGIDIRQMTKESLRQQIGIVQQDVFLFSGTIAENIAYGDLNATHDQIVQAAERAHLGPMIADLPDGYATQIGERGLKLSGGQKQRLAIARMFLKNPPILILDEATSALDTETEALIQESLAELSENRTTLVIAHRLATIRNADKIFVVTKEGIVEEGSHDELMNQGGYFSRLLERQRV; encoded by the coding sequence ATGTTACGCCGTTTTTATCAGTATTATATCCCGCATAAACGTTTATTTTGGCTGGATTTCACATCTGCCTTATTCGTTGGGATTTTAGAACTTGCCTTTCCGCTCGCGGTTAAGTGGTTCATCGACTCATTGTTACCGAATGAAGAGATGAACTGGATCATCCTTGTCAGCGTCGGATTATTAGTGTTATATGTCATCAGTACGTTGATGCAATTCGTCGTCAACTATTTCGGACATAAGCTTGGGATTAATATCGAGACCGATATGCGCCGTCAGTTGTTTAGTCATGTTCAGAAACAGTCGTTCCGTTTCTTTGATAATACGAAGACGGGTCATATTATGAGTCGAATCACGAATGATCTGTTTGACATCGGAGAACTTGCGCACCATGGTCCGGAAGATGCCTTCATTGCCGTCATGACATTGCTTGGTGCGTTCTCGATCATGCTGACGATCAACGTGCCGCTTGCTCTCGTAACGATCATTGCCGTACCGTTTTTGATTTGGTTGATTAGTTATGCGAACGTTCGGATGAATAAGTCGTGGGACCGGATGTATGGAAACATCGCGGAAGTCAATTCACGCGTTGAGGATAGTGTTTCCGGTGTCCGTGTCGTTCAATCGTTCACGAACGAAGCTTACGAAATCGAGCGTTTTGAAAAAGACAACGCGACGTTTCGTCAGTCGAAGATCAATGCCTACAAGGTCATGAGTAAGAGTCTATCCGGCATCTACTTGACGACTCGTTTGATGACGCTTGCCGTCTTGGTCGTCGGTGCGTACTTAACGTATCGAGGCACTTTAACGGCAGGAGAACTTGTCGGGTTCATACTCTATATGAACATCCTGCTGAAACCGATCGATAAGATAACGGCATTACTCGAGATGTACCCAAAAGGGATGGCTGGCTTTAAGCGATTCCTCTCAATGATTGATGAGGATGCATCGATTCCGGATGCACCAGACGCACTAGTCCTTGATCGATTGAACGGTGGCATCACGTTCAAGGATGTGGCGTTCGGATATGAAGCAGACCGTCTGATTTTAGAAAACATCAATCTGACGGTCGAACCAGGACAAACCGTGGCCTTCGTCGGAACATCCGGCGCAGGAAAGACGACGATTTGCTCATTGATTCCACGCTTTTATGATGTCTTAGACGGAGCAATCACGATTGACGGAATCGATATCCGGCAGATGACGAAGGAGTCCTTGCGACAACAAATCGGTATCGTCCAACAAGATGTCTTCTTGTTCTCAGGAACGATTGCTGAAAACATCGCCTACGGTGACTTGAACGCGACGCATGATCAAATCGTGCAAGCAGCAGAACGGGCGCATCTCGGACCAATGATCGCAGATCTTCCGGATGGATACGCCACACAAATCGGGGAACGCGGACTAAAACTGTCGGGGGGACAAAAGCAACGACTTGCCATTGCGCGGATGTTCCTGAAGAATCCGCCGATTTTGATTCTTGATGAAGCGACGTCAGCGCTTGATACGGAAACGGAAGCACTAATTCAAGAATCGCTTGCCGAGCTGTCTGAGAACCGGACGACGCTCGTTATTGCGCACCGTTTAGCAACGATCCGGAATGCTGATAAGATTTTTGTCGTTACGAAGGAAGGAATCGTTGAAGAAGGCTCACACGATGAACTGATGAATCAAGGAGGTTACTTCTCCCGTTTGTTAGAGAGACAGCGCGTTTAA
- a CDS encoding DUF4003 family protein has product MYGQFCENYDESYPVLREETSHDFHRFFALSYTIHDTVFEQTVYERLMRTIKQKTSRFSALRSRYTPLLVAHVQLNSTDPDLLIEEIIVAEKKIKHRLIRDKGVRPFFALNEVLNRRQGIDAFPYMERLHATRPHLNAAKQYVVTSTLLEQQPLPEEFLERVDTSEEWLAQYMERTSERVITAQILAAHPDPSAQQERIIAWRELLERREIIIWDRLMPLLALLPTMERVDWIYVTRIVDRERARNRFSDEVNWLIAFHLLLAKSGVTRVQATLLLLAALELTKKP; this is encoded by the coding sequence ATGTACGGTCAATTCTGTGAGAACTATGATGAGAGTTATCCCGTCTTGCGGGAAGAGACGTCGCATGATTTCCATCGTTTTTTTGCGCTGTCTTATACGATTCACGATACCGTCTTTGAGCAGACTGTCTACGAACGTCTGATGCGAACGATCAAACAAAAGACATCGCGCTTTTCAGCACTCCGAAGTCGTTATACACCATTGCTCGTTGCTCATGTTCAGCTAAATAGTACAGATCCCGATCTCTTGATTGAAGAGATCATCGTCGCAGAAAAAAAGATTAAACATCGCCTGATTCGTGATAAAGGTGTTCGTCCATTTTTTGCACTCAACGAGGTACTAAATCGTCGGCAAGGCATCGATGCGTTTCCCTACATGGAACGCCTACATGCGACACGACCTCATCTGAATGCCGCGAAACAGTACGTCGTGACATCGACTTTGCTTGAACAGCAGCCATTACCAGAAGAATTTCTAGAGCGGGTCGATACATCGGAAGAGTGGCTCGCGCAATATATGGAACGGACGAGTGAACGTGTCATTACGGCGCAAATCTTAGCGGCGCATCCAGATCCTTCAGCGCAACAGGAACGAATCATTGCGTGGCGGGAATTGTTAGAACGACGAGAAATCATCATTTGGGATCGTTTAATGCCGCTTCTTGCGTTGTTACCGACGATGGAACGTGTCGACTGGATCTACGTGACACGGATCGTCGATCGGGAGCGAGCACGGAATCGTTTTTCAGACGAGGTCAACTGGTTGATTGCCTTTCATCTCTTACTGGCTAAATCAGGAGTGACACGAGTTCAGGCTACGTTATTGTTACTGGCTGCACTAGAACTGACGAAAAAGCCTTGA
- a CDS encoding lysine N(6)-hydroxylase/L-ornithine N(5)-oxygenase family protein, protein MYDLIGIGIGPMNLGLSALAHPTELKTLFFDESEQFSWHPGMMIQDSMMQTSFISDLVTLADPTSSFSYLNYLRSIHRLHTFYFYEKLLISRQGYNDYLRWVATQLDDLRFSTRVIDVQDTGDSFEVLVEDISTGKRETFEARNVVIGTGSKPAIPESFDDRVIHNTQYVMNKPELLQREKISIVGSGQSAAEIFLDLLTTSAPERPELEWIARSTLFETLETGKLGEEIFSPSYVTYFNQLPLEVRQESVKKFARSQNGISPETLQSIYAHLYDLTEEEQQQVAIRANLEVKKITYDERFTISMQHQERGDDRVSVTDAVIAATGFSPSLPSFIDRLDIVFEAPNAWKVDANYQIERSVDTPHHLYATANLELSHGPAADNLGMSVSRNQLILNAVAGTELYPVERHATFTTFE, encoded by the coding sequence ATGTATGATTTAATCGGCATCGGTATTGGACCGATGAATTTAGGATTAAGCGCACTGGCGCATCCAACTGAGTTAAAGACATTATTTTTTGACGAAAGTGAACAATTTTCATGGCATCCTGGCATGATGATTCAAGACTCGATGATGCAGACGAGTTTTATCTCCGACCTCGTCACGTTGGCTGATCCGACAAGTTCGTTTTCTTACCTCAATTACTTACGATCAATTCATCGTCTCCACACCTTTTATTTTTATGAAAAACTTCTGATTTCAAGACAAGGCTATAACGATTACTTACGCTGGGTTGCGACGCAACTGGACGATTTACGATTTTCAACGCGAGTCATCGATGTCCAAGATACCGGAGATAGTTTTGAAGTCCTCGTCGAAGATATCTCGACTGGAAAACGCGAAACGTTCGAAGCACGAAACGTCGTCATTGGTACTGGTTCAAAACCTGCGATTCCTGAATCGTTTGACGACCGTGTCATTCACAATACGCAATATGTCATGAATAAGCCAGAACTCCTTCAACGCGAAAAAATCAGCATTGTCGGATCCGGTCAAAGTGCTGCCGAGATTTTTCTCGATCTTTTGACGACGTCTGCTCCAGAGCGACCTGAGCTCGAATGGATTGCGCGATCGACACTTTTTGAAACACTCGAGACAGGTAAGCTTGGCGAAGAAATTTTTTCCCCGAGTTACGTCACGTACTTTAATCAATTACCACTCGAAGTACGACAAGAATCCGTCAAAAAGTTTGCCCGTTCACAAAATGGCATCAGTCCTGAGACTCTACAATCGATCTATGCCCACCTCTATGATTTGACAGAAGAGGAACAGCAACAGGTCGCGATTCGCGCGAATCTCGAAGTAAAGAAGATCACGTACGATGAGCGCTTCACGATTTCGATGCAACATCAAGAACGCGGGGATGACCGTGTATCCGTAACAGATGCTGTCATCGCAGCAACTGGTTTTTCACCATCCCTTCCGAGCTTCATCGATCGCCTCGACATCGTGTTTGAAGCACCGAATGCTTGGAAAGTCGATGCGAACTATCAAATTGAACGCTCGGTCGATACCCCCCATCATCTTTATGCAACGGCTAATTTAGAATTGTCACACGGACCTGCTGCTGATAATCTCGGAATGTCCGTCTCACGAAACCAATTAATCTTAAATGCGGTCGCTGGTACGGAACTTTATCCGGTCGAACGACATGCGACGTTTACGACATTCGAATAA
- a CDS encoding S1C family serine protease, whose amino-acid sequence MAGKTKALLPGLTGGIIGAVLTATVAFPILLDQEQQVADTPLSNGMPKQVSTTTSDPVTNAVATAQKSVVTVTNYQAGNSMSQQEAAAGSGSGVIYKKENGKAYIITNHHVVDGASKLDVTLNNGKTLQAKLLGSDETYDLAVLEVDASDAPGVITLGKSADLKAGQTVLAIGNPLGEFQNSVTRGIVSSKDRTVPVDTNNDGQDDFNTTVIQTDAAINPGNSGGALINEQGQLVGINSMKIAESGVEGVGFSIPIDDALPILKQLETNGKVEHPTLGVSLQDVAAFPAGYLKDQVKLPDSQKTGVVVMSVEPNSPAAAAKLKTGDVITKINDSDIKGFVDIKTALIKSDGPLSLTIIRDGKQMTVETKTTTTDQL is encoded by the coding sequence ATGGCTGGAAAAACAAAAGCACTTTTACCTGGATTGACTGGAGGCATCATCGGCGCGGTCTTAACGGCTACAGTTGCCTTCCCGATTCTACTCGATCAAGAACAGCAAGTCGCAGATACACCGTTATCAAACGGCATGCCAAAACAAGTCTCAACGACGACAAGTGACCCTGTAACGAACGCAGTCGCTACCGCTCAGAAATCCGTCGTGACCGTGACGAACTATCAAGCTGGTAATTCGATGTCGCAACAAGAAGCAGCTGCCGGTTCAGGATCTGGTGTCATCTATAAGAAAGAGAACGGAAAAGCATACATCATCACGAACCACCATGTCGTTGATGGCGCATCGAAACTTGATGTCACCTTAAACAACGGCAAAACACTTCAAGCCAAACTACTCGGTAGCGACGAAACATATGATTTAGCCGTACTGGAAGTTGACGCAAGTGACGCTCCCGGTGTCATCACGCTTGGAAAATCAGCTGACTTAAAAGCTGGACAGACTGTTCTTGCGATCGGTAACCCACTCGGCGAATTCCAAAACTCCGTCACACGCGGAATCGTCAGTTCCAAAGACCGGACCGTACCAGTTGATACGAATAATGATGGACAAGACGACTTCAATACGACGGTCATCCAGACAGATGCTGCTATCAACCCCGGCAACTCAGGCGGTGCTTTAATCAACGAACAAGGACAACTCGTCGGAATCAACTCGATGAAGATTGCCGAGTCTGGCGTCGAAGGTGTAGGCTTTAGCATTCCAATTGATGATGCGTTGCCAATCCTCAAACAACTGGAGACAAACGGTAAAGTCGAGCATCCAACACTTGGTGTCTCCTTGCAAGACGTCGCGGCGTTCCCTGCTGGTTATCTAAAAGATCAAGTCAAACTACCAGACAGCCAGAAAACAGGTGTCGTCGTCATGTCGGTCGAACCAAACAGCCCCGCTGCTGCGGCTAAACTGAAAACAGGTGATGTCATCACGAAAATCAATGATTCTGATATTAAAGGATTCGTTGATATCAAAACAGCATTAATCAAATCAGATGGTCCACTCTCACTAACGATCATTCGCGACGGGAAGCAGATGACGGTCGAAACCAAAACAACGACAACGGATCAGCTGTAA
- a CDS encoding DoxX family protein, producing MILRLVYGAGLLFAGVGHFRNEKGFVSIMPSFIPFKRFFVQVTGVVEIAYGIMLLTGKGVHLVRKTLPAFLYAVLPANVNMAVNPKPINGKRLPSWLLWTRLPLQWGLVSLAKRLK from the coding sequence ATGATATTACGCCTAGTGTATGGAGCAGGATTGTTGTTTGCGGGAGTTGGTCATTTCCGCAATGAAAAAGGATTCGTCAGTATCATGCCGTCGTTCATTCCATTCAAGCGCTTTTTCGTCCAAGTAACAGGTGTCGTCGAAATCGCTTACGGGATCATGTTGCTGACAGGAAAAGGAGTGCATCTCGTTCGCAAGACACTTCCTGCTTTCTTATATGCTGTCTTACCCGCAAACGTCAACATGGCAGTCAATCCGAAACCGATTAACGGAAAACGTCTCCCGTCTTGGTTACTGTGGACACGTCTGCCACTTCAATGGGGACTGGTCTCTCTTGCGAAACGCTTGAAATGA
- a CDS encoding SGNH/GDSL hydrolase family protein, producing the protein MKRLRWPLFLTVSLVLTAIFGYGFVSAYSDVVNPPKRAVLTPTKEEPVKKGGTYVALGDSLTRGVGASNGNSYAALVGRDLVKDNTVERFQNLAVSGARTEDLLKQLKQKEVLRSIDQAKVISVTIGGNDLFNRGEGVANFNAKKTAETLTTAQTNLKKTFSILREQNPDAVIFYVGLYNPFRATENGEAFDAIVQDWNAKSRTLGIEYDVEIIDTFNLVRDVKRDLSSDQFHPNDSTYEEIAKASLLAVNKRF; encoded by the coding sequence ATGAAGCGATTACGCTGGCCCCTGTTTTTAACCGTCTCACTCGTTTTGACGGCAATCTTTGGATACGGCTTCGTTAGTGCCTATAGTGACGTCGTCAATCCACCAAAACGTGCCGTCCTGACACCAACGAAGGAAGAGCCTGTCAAAAAAGGCGGAACCTATGTCGCGCTTGGCGACTCATTGACACGTGGTGTCGGAGCATCAAACGGTAATAGTTATGCTGCACTCGTTGGACGCGATCTTGTTAAAGATAATACCGTCGAGCGTTTCCAAAATCTTGCCGTCAGTGGTGCCCGGACGGAAGATTTACTGAAACAACTAAAACAAAAAGAAGTGTTGCGCTCCATCGATCAAGCAAAAGTCATCTCGGTGACGATTGGTGGAAACGACTTGTTCAACCGTGGTGAAGGCGTCGCGAACTTCAATGCGAAGAAGACAGCCGAAACACTCACGACGGCACAAACGAACTTGAAAAAAACATTCAGTATCCTACGAGAGCAAAATCCGGATGCTGTCATCTTCTACGTCGGGCTCTATAATCCTTTCCGTGCGACGGAAAACGGTGAAGCGTTCGACGCAATCGTCCAAGATTGGAACGCAAAATCACGGACACTCGGTATCGAATACGATGTCGAAATCATCGACACATTCAATCTTGTCCGCGACGTCAAACGTGATTTGTCGAGTGACCAATTCCATCCGAACGACTCTACCTATGAAGAGATTGCGAAAGCTTCTTTACTCGCTGTCAACAAACGTTTCTAA
- a CDS encoding ABC transporter ATP-binding protein, which produces MKPTVKLEGVTKVIGKKTIIDNISFEIQPGEVFGFLGPNGAGKTTTIRMLVGLIKPTSGKITVCDFDVRKQFVQAMERIGSIVENPELYKYLTGRENLQVFARMLPNVDDARIQEVIDLVDLTARVDDQVRTYSLGMRQRLGIAQALLGRPSVLILDEPTNGLDPMGIRDLRQFIRRLVEETGLSVLVSSHILAEIEMLADRVAIMSYGKIVQVGTVKELVESLAPGVDWRVDDAFKANEILSASDQVQVSEVVDANTVHTLMDASKTPALNKQLLEAGVEVWTIERKVQTLEDLFITLTGGDHIA; this is translated from the coding sequence GTGAAACCAACAGTGAAATTAGAAGGTGTAACAAAGGTGATCGGAAAAAAGACGATCATTGATAATATCTCGTTTGAAATTCAGCCAGGTGAAGTCTTTGGCTTCCTCGGACCGAACGGGGCAGGAAAAACGACGACGATCCGGATGCTCGTTGGTTTGATTAAACCGACGTCCGGTAAAATCACGGTCTGTGACTTTGACGTCCGGAAACAGTTCGTCCAAGCAATGGAACGGATCGGTTCGATCGTCGAAAACCCGGAATTGTATAAGTATTTGACAGGTCGAGAAAATTTACAAGTCTTTGCCCGGATGTTACCGAATGTCGATGATGCTCGGATTCAAGAAGTCATTGACCTCGTCGATTTGACGGCACGTGTTGACGATCAAGTCCGGACATACTCGCTCGGGATGCGTCAACGTCTCGGCATCGCCCAGGCATTACTCGGACGACCAAGCGTCTTGATTCTCGACGAACCGACGAATGGTCTCGATCCGATGGGGATTCGGGATTTGCGCCAATTCATCCGCCGGCTCGTCGAGGAAACGGGACTGTCGGTCCTCGTCTCGAGTCATATCTTAGCTGAGATTGAAATGCTTGCTGATCGTGTTGCCATCATGAGTTATGGAAAAATCGTTCAAGTCGGAACGGTCAAGGAATTGGTCGAGTCGCTTGCACCAGGCGTTGACTGGCGTGTTGACGATGCCTTTAAGGCGAATGAGATTTTATCAGCATCGGATCAAGTTCAAGTATCAGAAGTCGTCGATGCAAATACGGTCCATACTTTGATGGATGCAAGTAAGACACCAGCGCTTAATAAGCAGCTGCTTGAAGCAGGTGTCGAAGTCTGGACAATTGAACGAAAAGTTCAGACGCTCGAAGATCTGTTCATCACATTAACGGGAGGCGATCACATTGCGTAA
- a CDS encoding ABC transporter permease — translation MRNPNMIGLVRNEVTKIASKRRFAVVAIILIVLVSMFTYAQYRDIQEQIKKQGTLDWRVELQQDIVDTQNRLASSSIQDEFRQFLEFDLKQNQYYLDNDINPNYPGAPTFIRIFFSQGLTLILPLFIIVIMADIVSGEQNDGTIKTLLSRPVRRWKILMAKWLTVLLYTSMLMALTVAVCYAISGIVLGYDGWTAPILTGFQASPSGTFSTEFVHTLPMWEYLLMAVGLAWIVTAVVGTIALMVSVLVKNTATGIGIMMAVLISGTLLTTLGSSWTSSKYLVNVNFGLINYLDGQAPPIEGMTLPFSLAVLGCWTVAALVVAFWNFTQKDMY, via the coding sequence TTGCGTAATCCGAACATGATCGGTCTCGTTCGAAATGAAGTCACGAAAATCGCTTCTAAGCGTCGATTTGCTGTCGTTGCGATCATCTTGATCGTCCTCGTCTCGATGTTTACGTATGCGCAGTACCGAGACATTCAAGAGCAAATCAAAAAGCAGGGAACACTCGACTGGCGTGTTGAGTTACAACAAGACATCGTCGATACGCAGAACCGTCTTGCTTCTAGCAGTATTCAAGATGAGTTCCGTCAGTTCCTGGAGTTTGATCTAAAACAAAATCAATACTATCTCGATAATGATATCAATCCGAACTATCCGGGAGCACCGACGTTCATCCGGATTTTCTTCTCGCAAGGGTTGACGTTGATTTTACCGCTATTCATCATCGTCATCATGGCGGATATCGTCAGTGGGGAACAAAATGATGGAACAATCAAGACGTTGCTGTCACGACCGGTCCGGCGCTGGAAAATCCTCATGGCGAAATGGTTGACTGTCTTGCTCTATACGTCGATGCTGATGGCATTGACCGTCGCCGTCTGTTACGCGATATCCGGGATTGTCCTCGGCTATGACGGCTGGACCGCACCGATCTTGACTGGATTCCAAGCCTCACCGAGTGGTACGTTCTCAACCGAATTCGTACACACATTACCGATGTGGGAATACCTCTTAATGGCTGTTGGTCTAGCCTGGATCGTCACGGCTGTCGTCGGAACGATCGCCTTGATGGTGTCCGTCCTCGTTAAAAACACAGCAACAGGAATCGGGATCATGATGGCTGTCTTGATCTCGGGTACGTTGTTGACGACACTCGGTTCAAGTTGGACGAGTTCGAAGTATCTCGTCAACGTCAACTTCGGACTGATCAACTACCTCGACGGACAAGCACCACCGATCGAAGGTATGACACTACCGTTCTCACTAGCTGTTCTCGGCTGTTGGACGGTCGCGGCATTAGTCGTTGCGTTCTGGAACTTCACACAAAAAGATATGTATTAA
- a CDS encoding shikimate kinase encodes MRIQIIGGSGTGKSTLGAFIGQAEQIPWIDTDHYLWKDTTFTEKRTVAERFALYEADLASHNDYIVSGSVFAWHPDGFIGRDLLVFLSLDETVRMERLIAREKARYSDFTGSNEFLDWCRTYHTATDPSMIGTFAEHKHQMDRSLSPVLILDASLSTELHYQKIIETYNRLSL; translated from the coding sequence GTGCGCATTCAAATCATTGGTGGATCAGGTACCGGAAAAAGTACGCTTGGTGCCTTCATCGGACAAGCCGAGCAGATTCCCTGGATTGATACGGATCACTATTTATGGAAAGATACGACGTTCACTGAAAAACGTACTGTCGCTGAACGGTTCGCCCTGTATGAAGCAGACCTTGCGTCTCATAACGACTATATCGTCTCCGGTTCCGTCTTTGCTTGGCATCCGGACGGCTTCATCGGTCGGGACTTACTCGTGTTTTTATCGCTCGACGAAACAGTTCGGATGGAACGACTGATCGCGCGAGAAAAAGCACGCTACTCAGATTTTACAGGCTCCAATGAATTCCTCGACTGGTGTAGGACTTATCACACAGCAACGGACCCTTCGATGATCGGTACGTTCGCAGAACACAAACACCAAATGGATCGTTCGCTTTCGCCGGTTCTCATACTAGATGCTTCGCTATCGACAGAGCTCCACTATCAAAAAATAATCGAGACATACAATCGATTGTCGCTTTAG